In Vibrio sp. FE10, the following are encoded in one genomic region:
- a CDS encoding methyl-accepting chemotaxis protein: MKLKTQAYLLSGIILIALLALTATGLWTLRVASNMDNKARVTELFKSAYSILTEVEKMAIDGTLEEQQAKQLATRLLRNNIYKDNEYVYVADENMTFVATPLDPQLHGTSFNDFKDGDGNSVGQLIQRVLGNRTSQIIEYTWTQKLPDGTIEEKLSIAEKTPHWGWVVGTGIGFNEVNARFWSTAQWQLFLCVVIAGLILSSLIVSIKRMLALLGGEPKDVREAVQAVAEGRIQTSFETQAINGSIYHAVQQMSKSLAELVSNLNASMLALRGELQRVEDRAGSIAQLTETQQQSTEMIATAMTEMASSANNVADSAGDTARNTDEADKQSQHTQRLIHSTVDNIQGLAGQLGTASEAVANLDSDVHNIVKVLDVIGDIAEQTNLLALNAAIEAARAGEQGRGFAVVADEVRNLAGRTQSSTKKIQRMINNLQEGSRNAIKTMEVCATTSESTVTESQNASEALQQIVVALESISSMSHQIATAAAEQTQVSDDISKRINMIEESGNQLSNVVTESHNSTQTLASLSNELEAWVNRFEVKH, translated from the coding sequence ATGAAATTAAAAACGCAAGCTTACTTATTATCGGGCATCATCTTGATCGCTCTGCTGGCGCTAACTGCTACTGGTTTATGGACCTTGAGAGTCGCGAGTAACATGGACAACAAAGCTCGTGTGACAGAGCTATTTAAGAGCGCATACAGCATTCTTACTGAAGTCGAAAAAATGGCTATTGATGGCACCCTAGAAGAACAACAGGCCAAACAGCTTGCTACTCGCCTACTACGTAACAACATCTATAAAGACAATGAATACGTTTATGTTGCGGATGAAAACATGACGTTTGTTGCGACACCTCTGGATCCACAACTACACGGGACCAGCTTTAATGATTTTAAAGACGGTGATGGAAACAGTGTTGGCCAACTCATTCAACGAGTACTTGGTAATCGTACTAGCCAGATCATTGAGTACACCTGGACACAAAAGCTTCCAGACGGAACGATTGAAGAAAAACTGTCTATTGCAGAGAAGACTCCGCATTGGGGTTGGGTTGTCGGCACAGGTATCGGCTTCAATGAAGTCAATGCACGTTTCTGGTCAACGGCTCAATGGCAATTGTTTCTATGTGTCGTGATTGCTGGCCTTATTTTATCAAGCCTAATCGTATCTATTAAGCGAATGCTAGCGCTTCTTGGCGGCGAGCCTAAAGATGTAAGAGAAGCGGTACAAGCCGTCGCAGAAGGCCGTATTCAAACCTCTTTTGAAACTCAGGCAATAAACGGCAGTATTTATCACGCCGTACAACAAATGAGTAAGTCGTTAGCCGAGCTAGTCTCAAACCTTAATGCATCAATGTTGGCACTGAGAGGTGAGTTGCAGCGTGTAGAAGATCGTGCAGGTTCAATAGCTCAGCTGACCGAGACTCAGCAACAGTCAACTGAGATGATCGCGACAGCTATGACGGAAATGGCCTCTTCAGCCAACAACGTTGCTGATTCAGCTGGCGATACTGCGCGTAATACTGACGAAGCAGATAAACAGAGCCAACATACTCAGCGCCTCATCCACAGCACAGTAGATAACATTCAAGGTCTAGCAGGCCAACTCGGCACAGCAAGTGAAGCCGTCGCTAACTTAGATAGCGATGTACATAACATCGTTAAGGTCTTAGACGTCATCGGTGATATTGCAGAACAAACGAACCTTCTAGCACTGAATGCGGCAATTGAAGCGGCGCGTGCTGGCGAACAAGGTCGCGGATTTGCCGTTGTAGCAGATGAAGTTCGCAACCTTGCGGGTCGAACACAGTCAAGCACCAAAAAAATCCAACGAATGATCAATAATCTTCAAGAAGGCTCTCGTAACGCGATAAAAACTATGGAAGTGTGTGCGACTACCAGTGAAAGCACCGTAACAGAGTCCCAGAATGCCTCTGAAGCATTACAACAGATAGTTGTGGCGTTAGAGTCTATTTCATCGATGAGTCATCAAATCGCGACAGCCGCCGCTGAACAGACTCAGGTGAGTGATGATATTTCGAAGCGTATCAATATGATCGAAGAAAGTGGCAACCAACTGAGTAATGTAGTGACAGAAAGTCATAACAGCACTCAAACACTCGCCTCTCTTTCTAACGAATTAGAAGCTTGGGTTAATAGGTTTGAAGTAAAACACTAA
- a CDS encoding DUF2391 family protein, which translates to MKLSFNFEDASQIFVGSFALAVPISFSEEAWKLGETLPTANLLLLFLLSAVFLGFYTYESVFQKDIVARLPVFIFRIVIAYVMTALVVALVLTCLDKLPLLSDPIVSIKRVIVISMPASMGAIVVDSFDKE; encoded by the coding sequence ATGAAATTAAGCTTTAACTTTGAAGATGCCAGCCAGATCTTTGTCGGATCTTTTGCTTTGGCCGTACCGATTTCTTTTTCTGAAGAGGCGTGGAAGTTAGGGGAGACTTTACCTACAGCTAACTTGCTGTTGTTGTTTCTATTGTCTGCTGTATTCCTTGGCTTTTATACGTATGAAAGTGTATTCCAGAAAGATATTGTTGCTCGGTTACCGGTGTTTATTTTCAGAATTGTTATTGCTTATGTGATGACTGCATTGGTTGTTGCTTTGGTGCTGACTTGTTTGGATAAGCTGCCTTTATTAAGCGATCCAATTGTATCTATTAAAAGAGTGATCGTTATTTCCATGCCAGCGTCTATGGGAGCAATCGTGGTGGATAGTTTCGATAAAGAGTGA
- the istA gene encoding IS21 family transposase: MPKKRMPMNKIKEILRLRYECNLSNRQIAACLNIAHSTVSQHLSRFKSSGLTWPLEETHHENQVTQALFDGRSSSQHKVMPDFTLCYLELKRKGMTKALLWEEYCHQHQDKAYGYTQFCELYRRWLKTQKRSMRQLHHAGDKLFIDYCGPTIPVVNPDTGECRHAQVFVATLGASNYTYVEASESQGLEHFLMAHVNTFNHFGGAPNLLVPDNLKSAVTKADCHSPILNESYRKLAQHYGVAVMPARPYKPKDKAKAENAVLIVERWIMMRLRHQVFYTMAELNLAIRKLMHDLNQREMKQLGVNRHDLFNKVDRPALKPLPSQPYVYIETKRATVSPDYHIQYKKHFYSVPHQLVGQQVELEATHQIIRIYHKGSIVAHHCTSQKEYGLSTVYEHMPSNHQYQSWTPERFIRWGKSIGPATGELTQMLLKRPEHEALAFRSCFGLLSLAKKHSDARLEQACRDALVTEKPYLGFVKNLLKNHREGTLSQPSTDTPNLKHTNVRGSNYYH, translated from the coding sequence ATGCCGAAAAAGAGAATGCCAATGAATAAAATTAAGGAAATCTTACGCCTCCGATACGAGTGCAATCTTTCTAATCGACAGATCGCCGCTTGCCTCAATATTGCTCATTCCACTGTATCCCAGCATCTATCCCGATTTAAATCCAGTGGCCTCACGTGGCCACTGGAAGAGACTCATCATGAAAATCAAGTCACCCAAGCTTTGTTTGATGGTCGCTCATCTTCTCAGCATAAAGTGATGCCTGATTTCACTCTCTGCTACTTAGAATTGAAGCGTAAAGGGATGACTAAAGCTTTGCTTTGGGAAGAGTATTGTCATCAGCATCAAGACAAAGCCTATGGCTATACACAGTTCTGCGAACTGTATAGACGTTGGCTAAAGACACAAAAACGCAGTATGCGCCAACTTCACCATGCTGGTGACAAGCTCTTCATTGACTACTGTGGCCCAACGATCCCTGTTGTGAATCCAGATACAGGAGAATGCCGACATGCTCAGGTATTTGTCGCCACTTTAGGAGCGTCAAATTACACCTATGTCGAGGCGAGTGAGAGCCAAGGGCTTGAACACTTCCTCATGGCTCATGTGAATACCTTTAATCACTTTGGTGGTGCTCCGAATCTACTTGTACCTGATAATCTGAAATCTGCTGTAACGAAAGCAGACTGTCATAGCCCTATCCTCAATGAGAGCTACCGAAAACTGGCACAACATTACGGCGTTGCTGTGATGCCAGCCAGGCCCTACAAGCCTAAAGATAAAGCCAAAGCTGAGAACGCAGTTCTCATCGTAGAGCGCTGGATAATGATGCGCCTTCGCCACCAAGTGTTCTATACAATGGCTGAGCTGAACCTGGCTATCCGAAAGCTGATGCATGACTTAAACCAACGAGAGATGAAACAGCTTGGTGTCAATCGACATGACTTGTTCAACAAAGTTGACCGTCCAGCGTTAAAACCACTGCCATCGCAACCATATGTGTATATCGAAACTAAACGAGCAACCGTCTCCCCTGATTATCACATTCAATATAAAAAGCACTTCTACTCTGTGCCGCACCAACTTGTTGGGCAACAAGTTGAGCTTGAAGCAACGCATCAAATAATACGTATCTACCACAAAGGGAGCATTGTTGCTCACCACTGCACAAGCCAAAAAGAATATGGTCTCTCTACCGTTTACGAGCATATGCCAAGCAACCATCAATACCAATCATGGACACCCGAGCGTTTTATCCGTTGGGGAAAATCTATTGGGCCAGCCACAGGTGAACTGACTCAGATGTTGCTCAAACGCCCAGAGCATGAAGCATTGGCCTTTAGAAGTTGCTTTGGGTTACTAAGTCTTGCCAAAAAGCACTCAGACGCACGGTTAGAACAAGCTTGCCGAGATGCCTTAGTGACAGAGAAGCCATACCTTGGCTTCGTCAAAAACTTATTGAAGAACCATCGAGAAGGCACTCTCTCTCAGCCTTCCACTGATACCCCAAACCTTAAACACACTAATGTTCGTGGTTCCAACTACTACCACTAG
- the istB gene encoding IS21-like element helper ATPase IstB — translation MDAIIQQLKSLRLSHASDALEQQRIHPATYAELGFEERLGLILDHEIVNRDQTKIQRLKRQAKLRLSASGNQLDYRPERGLKRAMMGELLSGTYLQKRQNVLITGATGAGKTYVACALAEQACEQHCPSRYYRLNRLLDDLSSSRLDGSYQKLLLSLSKKKLLVIDDWGMEKLSQEHASNLLEVLEDRYQECSTIIISQLPVKEWHEMIDNSTIADAILDRLVHQSHRIELRGESMRKLA, via the coding sequence ATGGACGCAATAATCCAACAGTTAAAATCACTACGCCTAAGTCATGCTTCTGATGCACTGGAACAGCAAAGGATACACCCCGCGACCTATGCTGAACTTGGCTTTGAAGAAAGGTTAGGACTCATCCTTGATCATGAGATAGTGAACCGAGATCAAACCAAAATCCAACGACTTAAACGGCAAGCCAAGCTGCGCCTAAGCGCTAGCGGTAATCAACTGGACTACCGCCCAGAACGAGGCTTAAAAAGAGCAATGATGGGAGAGTTATTATCAGGCACTTATTTACAAAAGCGACAGAATGTCCTGATTACAGGTGCAACAGGTGCAGGTAAAACCTATGTTGCTTGTGCGCTCGCCGAGCAGGCGTGTGAGCAACACTGCCCAAGTCGTTATTATCGCCTAAATCGTTTACTTGATGACCTGAGTAGTAGCCGCCTTGATGGCAGCTATCAAAAGCTGCTACTGAGCTTGTCTAAGAAAAAACTGTTGGTTATCGATGACTGGGGAATGGAAAAACTCAGCCAAGAGCATGCAAGTAATCTTCTCGAAGTGCTAGAAGATAGATACCAAGAGTGCAGTACAATCATTATCAGCCAACTACCTGTAAAAGAATGGCACGAGATGATCGACAACTCGACGATCGCTGATGCGATCTTAGATAGGTTGGTTCATCAAAGTCATAGAATCGAGTTACGAGGGGAATCAATGAGAAAACTGGCTTAA